A single window of Apodemus sylvaticus chromosome 4, mApoSyl1.1, whole genome shotgun sequence DNA harbors:
- the Tsacc gene encoding TSSK6-activating co-chaperone protein encodes MEQHTSNPTKEKAKEEDNVVCLCRAKPSPSYINLQAKSPPATLLNIQTKLPSALPSGAGQKPKECLGLLDCMYANLQLQTQLAQRQMAILENLQASLSQLGSGRESKNCSLPGLCCNLLLNHLPQFHK; translated from the exons ATGGAGCAGCACACTAGTAACCCTACTAAGGAAAAAG CCAAAGAGGAAGATAACGTTGTGTGTCTTTGTCGAGCAAAACCCTCCCCCAGTTACATTAATCTTCAAGCAAAGTCCCCGCCAGCTACTCTCTTGAACATCCAAACCAAGCTGCCTTCAG CGCTTCCTTCAGGAGCTGGTCAGAAGCCCAAGGAATGCCTAGGACTCCTCGATTGCATGTATGCCAACCTCCAGCTCCAAACCCAGCTTGCTCAACGACAGATGGCTATTTTGGAAAACTTGCAGGCATCCCTCTCACAGCTGGGTTCTGGGAGGGAGAGCAAGAACTGTTCTCTCCCAGGCTTATGTTGCAATCTGTTATTAAATCACCTGCCCCAATTCCATAAATGA